One Flagellimonas sp. CMM7 genomic region harbors:
- a CDS encoding RNA polymerase sigma factor: MHSQEDHELMLKVKSGDLEKLGLLYERHWKQLFGFYYHMSGNSQLSEDLVQNVFIKVLKYRHSYRGEGSFDAWIFKLSRNLYYDYYNKNLKKEHSELHLTNDYELRDSGNIEVEFQNRDNAELLRLAMQKISPEKREILTLNIYQGIKFPEISKIMDCSEGAARVRAHRALNDLREVFLKLEKK; this comes from the coding sequence TTGCATTCACAGGAGGACCACGAATTAATGTTAAAAGTAAAATCTGGAGACTTGGAGAAGCTTGGTCTGCTCTATGAGCGTCATTGGAAGCAATTGTTCGGCTTTTACTACCACATGAGTGGAAACAGCCAGCTTAGTGAGGATCTGGTGCAGAACGTATTCATAAAGGTCTTGAAATACAGGCACAGTTATAGGGGTGAAGGCTCTTTTGATGCTTGGATATTTAAACTATCAAGGAACCTGTACTACGATTATTACAATAAAAATTTAAAAAAAGAACATTCGGAATTGCATTTGACAAACGATTACGAGCTTAGAGATTCAGGTAATATCGAGGTGGAATTTCAAAACCGGGACAATGCCGAACTATTAAGACTGGCCATGCAAAAAATAAGTCCCGAAAAACGTGAAATATTGACATTGAACATATATCAAGGAATAAAATTTCCGGAAATATCAAAAATCATGGATTGTAGCGAAGGGGCCGCACGGGTAAGGGCACATCGTGCTTTGAATGACTTAAGAGAGGTTTTTTTAAAACTCGAAAAAAAGTAA
- a CDS encoding serine hydrolase, with product MFSFSHLLIHLVKPISLGFYKGFSYTKAKTLNFLFISGMMVLIFSCSENINNEMESVQSSQVAYAYPIDNIVLDGDISDWPEKTMEYAIEHSHGDKPRDEKDFTPSFKVGYNKQQHSLYFAVMVADESHIINDKWPSPLTEQDGHQLLLDENHAENGSGAIIYQIAEQGINPIISLGSWDPNLDKVDPAKLKMAMKRYDSETVYEYQIKLDEETKNQKSFGLDYLIFDQDGDGHKNFSLKMWGETMWKQRTAGRLGTLVLADKALGTLQGQLEWQDSTISHFPEKVRITSLLETSLWMDVPVDSLGMYSVKLPADRYKVSLTNSLFREGESVYMLNREKSGITCKVKENRVTQSQPLQLSKAPPPMSFPEKGLLYNFDSDKKAQVDQFIEDYRHYYKIPGVSLALIKKGKVVYHNTYGQMNSYTNEAVSKNTLFEAASLTKPVFGFTVCRLAEKGIIDLDKPLYQYLRFPDIEHDERHKLITARYVLSHQTGFPNWPTRQKDGTFDLKFTPGTSYGYSGEGFEYLKRVVVHITGKKIHEILKEEVLIPLKMDNTHFEKSKHLLESVSHGHLDGLPKKVEVSEEPSMAGGMYTEALDFTNFILALSKRKGLQPKTYSDFFKIQTVISDDENDLKEYFGLGIYHELSSNGRAFGHDGNNGDFQCQFMMYEDLEMGYVIFTNSNTGGNLAYEALGKFLILGEY from the coding sequence ATGTTTTCTTTTTCTCATTTATTGATACACTTGGTAAAGCCCATATCTCTGGGGTTTTATAAAGGGTTTTCATATACAAAAGCCAAAACGCTGAATTTTTTGTTCATTTCGGGAATGATGGTTCTCATCTTCTCCTGTTCGGAAAATATCAATAACGAAATGGAATCCGTCCAATCCTCCCAGGTTGCTTATGCTTATCCAATTGATAATATTGTTTTGGATGGTGATATTTCCGATTGGCCGGAAAAGACAATGGAATATGCTATTGAACATAGTCATGGAGACAAACCAAGAGACGAAAAAGATTTTACTCCAAGTTTTAAGGTTGGGTATAACAAACAACAACATTCCCTTTACTTTGCAGTAATGGTGGCTGATGAGTCCCATATTATAAATGATAAATGGCCCTCACCACTGACAGAACAGGACGGCCACCAACTACTCTTGGATGAAAATCATGCAGAAAATGGTTCCGGAGCTATTATCTATCAAATAGCCGAACAAGGCATAAACCCTATTATATCTTTAGGAAGCTGGGATCCCAATCTTGACAAAGTTGATCCAGCTAAATTAAAAATGGCCATGAAACGATATGATTCCGAGACAGTGTACGAGTACCAAATCAAATTGGACGAAGAAACCAAAAATCAGAAATCATTTGGGTTGGATTACCTGATTTTTGACCAGGACGGTGATGGCCATAAAAATTTCTCTTTAAAAATGTGGGGGGAAACAATGTGGAAGCAACGGACGGCGGGAAGGTTGGGAACCCTCGTATTGGCAGATAAAGCTCTCGGAACATTGCAAGGACAGTTGGAGTGGCAAGATTCTACAATATCCCATTTTCCTGAAAAAGTTAGAATCACTTCATTATTGGAAACCTCTCTTTGGATGGATGTACCTGTGGATTCGCTAGGAATGTATTCTGTAAAACTACCTGCGGATAGATACAAAGTATCATTGACCAACAGTCTTTTCCGCGAAGGAGAATCAGTGTACATGCTTAATAGGGAAAAGTCGGGAATCACATGTAAGGTTAAGGAAAATCGGGTGACCCAATCGCAGCCCTTACAATTATCAAAGGCTCCACCCCCTATGTCGTTTCCAGAAAAAGGACTCCTATATAATTTTGATAGCGATAAAAAAGCTCAAGTGGACCAGTTTATTGAGGATTACCGTCACTACTATAAAATCCCGGGAGTATCCCTTGCTTTGATAAAAAAAGGAAAGGTCGTTTATCATAATACCTATGGCCAAATGAATAGCTACACAAACGAAGCGGTTAGTAAAAATACACTCTTCGAGGCTGCCTCGCTTACCAAGCCAGTATTTGGGTTCACTGTATGTAGATTGGCCGAAAAAGGAATAATTGACCTTGACAAGCCTTTATACCAGTACTTGAGGTTTCCAGATATCGAGCATGATGAACGGCATAAATTGATAACTGCCAGGTATGTACTCTCCCACCAAACGGGCTTTCCCAATTGGCCTACTCGCCAAAAGGATGGAACGTTTGATTTGAAATTTACCCCGGGAACATCATACGGTTATTCCGGAGAAGGCTTTGAATACCTAAAGCGAGTGGTTGTCCATATTACTGGAAAGAAAATCCATGAGATATTAAAAGAAGAAGTCTTGATTCCACTTAAAATGGACAACACTCATTTTGAAAAAAGCAAACATCTGTTGGAGTCGGTCTCACATGGTCATTTAGATGGATTGCCCAAAAAGGTTGAAGTTTCAGAGGAACCTAGCATGGCTGGCGGCATGTACACTGAGGCCTTGGATTTTACCAATTTTATATTGGCCCTCTCCAAAAGAAAAGGCCTGCAACCAAAAACCTATTCTGATTTTTTTAAGATACAGACCGTAATCTCTGACGATGAAAATGACCTAAAGGAATATTTCGGGCTTGGAATATACCATGAGCTATCTTCCAATGGCAGAGCTTTTGGGCATGATGGGAACAATGGGGATTTTCAGTGTCAGTTTATGATGTACGAAGATTTGGAAATGGGATATGTTATTTTTACCAATAGCAATACTGGAGGTAATTTAGCATACGAGGCCCTTGGAAAATTTTTGATATTGGGAGAATATTGA
- a CDS encoding (d)CMP kinase, with translation MESIKKRDFIDSIREVSPLRTVEEAMDFDNSDIGLEEQFERTHNHAHRVLTPVPQELSSLCRRVHQKYWVVLKLAH, from the coding sequence CTGGAAAGCATTAAGAAAAGGGATTTTATAGATTCCATCAGAGAAGTTTCTCCATTACGCACGGTGGAAGAGGCCATGGATTTTGACAATAGTGATATAGGTCTGGAAGAGCAGTTTGAGCGCACGCATAATCATGCACATAGGGTACTTACTCCTGTACCGCAGGAGTTGTCGTCTCTATGTAGAAGAGTCCATCAAAAATATTGGGTAGTACTAAAGCTTGCTCACTGA
- a CDS encoding DUF4097 domain-containing protein, translating into MKQNRLKIGTLIGILLMSIGALAQNGQKEIQSIALSNSDKPGRLVMSILYGSIKVIGYKGKDVIIETTGKGVKSRDSTTMGLSRISSNPMEFIVREYNNNVHITSEEGNPELDYTIKVPENFSLDLKAINDGDILVERVNGELVVSNRNGAIVLKDVSGSAIVDARNKNITVNFLKVTKGVDMAFTSLNGTLDITFPKSLDANIKAWSETREVFIGFDGRFKKNPSLPAKTKKKSSGRSKRKRKQEKWITGTINKGGPQILFRTLNGNILIKSQ; encoded by the coding sequence ATGAAGCAAAATAGGTTGAAAATAGGAACATTAATCGGAATTCTGTTGATGTCCATAGGGGCTTTGGCCCAAAATGGACAGAAAGAAATACAATCCATTGCGTTGAGCAACAGTGATAAACCTGGAAGACTGGTGATGAGCATACTGTATGGATCGATAAAGGTAATCGGTTATAAGGGAAAGGATGTCATCATCGAAACAACTGGGAAAGGGGTGAAATCCCGAGATTCAACGACTATGGGCTTGAGCCGAATCAGTTCAAACCCTATGGAATTTATAGTGAGAGAATATAATAATAATGTCCATATCACATCTGAAGAGGGGAATCCGGAATTGGATTATACAATCAAAGTGCCCGAGAACTTCTCATTGGACCTGAAGGCTATTAATGATGGTGATATCTTGGTTGAAAGGGTGAACGGGGAATTGGTAGTAAGCAATCGCAATGGGGCCATTGTTTTGAAGGATGTAAGCGGTTCTGCAATAGTGGACGCCCGTAATAAGAATATCACGGTTAATTTTTTAAAGGTGACCAAAGGCGTAGATATGGCCTTTACCAGCTTGAACGGAACTTTGGACATTACCTTTCCTAAGAGTCTTGATGCCAATATCAAAGCATGGTCTGAAACCCGTGAGGTATTTATCGGTTTTGACGGCAGATTCAAAAAGAACCCTTCACTTCCCGCTAAAACTAAAAAAAAATCTTCAGGGCGTTCCAAAAGAAAACGGAAGCAAGAAAAATGGATTACTGGAACAATCAATAAGGGCGGACCACAAATACTGTTCAGAACCTTGAACGGCAACATTCTTATCAAATCTCAATAG
- a CDS encoding prolyl oligopeptidase family serine peptidase encodes MTKHNLGFLALCILLTMNYVNSQQVAKQLVIKTDYLIYTPPGYDEESEKKWPLMINLHGTDRNVTIETLPYAFLPHLISSGKDFPMLIVNPMCNKGRWNVEILNNLLDDIVKEYAVDEDRIYLTGYSMGGYGTWEWVFQNPEKFAAISPIAGCADQSDLKRIWRVRNIPTWIIHGEKDAVVDKACNYETMKQLKVYGSDAEFTIYPGIGHKLVDVWGKTLKNDAWYTWMLDQSRDKNVPEPLRLKKETYESYVGEYILQDRKEDTLRILYDRDQLYIKYEGEGPLPIHAESKSLFYLEEDPIIGVEFIIEDDEVLSFNVLEERAWPAKKIK; translated from the coding sequence ATGACAAAACACAATCTTGGATTCTTGGCATTATGTATCCTGCTGACAATGAACTACGTAAATTCCCAACAGGTAGCCAAACAGTTGGTCATAAAAACAGACTATTTGATTTATACTCCTCCCGGATATGATGAGGAATCAGAGAAAAAATGGCCATTGATGATCAACTTGCATGGTACCGACCGTAATGTTACCATAGAAACCCTGCCATATGCATTTCTACCACATCTAATCTCTTCAGGCAAAGATTTTCCAATGTTGATAGTAAATCCCATGTGCAATAAAGGAAGATGGAATGTGGAGATATTGAATAATTTGCTTGACGATATTGTAAAGGAATATGCTGTGGATGAGGACAGGATATATCTTACCGGATATAGTATGGGAGGCTATGGTACCTGGGAATGGGTATTTCAAAACCCAGAAAAATTTGCTGCTATATCGCCAATAGCAGGCTGCGCAGACCAATCGGATCTAAAGAGAATATGGCGGGTACGAAACATCCCTACATGGATAATCCACGGCGAAAAGGATGCAGTTGTAGACAAGGCATGCAACTATGAAACGATGAAACAACTAAAAGTATACGGCTCAGACGCAGAATTTACGATTTATCCAGGGATCGGCCATAAGCTTGTCGATGTTTGGGGAAAGACTTTGAAAAATGATGCCTGGTACACCTGGATGTTAGATCAGAGCAGGGATAAAAACGTTCCCGAACCTTTGCGGTTAAAAAAAGAGACTTATGAAAGCTATGTAGGGGAGTATATCTTGCAGGATCGAAAAGAAGATACCCTGAGAATACTATATGATCGGGACCAATTATACATAAAGTATGAGGGAGAGGGACCTCTACCGATACACGCCGAATCTAAATCTTTATTCTATCTAGAAGAAGACCCGATTATAGGAGTAGAGTTTATTATAGAAGATGATGAAGTATTGAGCTTCAATGTTCTTGAAGAAAGGGCTTGGCCTGCCAAAAAGATTAAGTAA
- a CDS encoding IS110 family transposase, with translation MNKQDFKFFIGIDLSKRFFDVAIIDNDRTTSYVFENTRKGANAFIRLLKNQKIPLSNTLICMEHTGVYGKILITKLVEKQASFCVEMPIQITKSIGVVRGKSDRVDAKRIAIYASKNHKELELYRPMPEILEKVKILLKIRRKLVNTRADVNKYPNELELFSPELGKLAKRNLKKINKNLNDEINRIEAEIKKLVLSDDKLNKTVGLVTSVTGIGQITALHFTIFTNFFTRYDNPKQLACYSGVVPFEYTSGESIHRKSRVHPMANRTLKKHLHMSALAAINHDPDIRTYFLRKVEEGKNKMLIVNNVRNKLVHRICAVVKRQKPYVKTIS, from the coding sequence ATGAACAAACAAGACTTTAAATTCTTTATCGGTATCGACCTGTCGAAAAGGTTCTTCGACGTGGCCATCATTGATAATGACAGGACTACCTCGTATGTATTCGAAAACACCAGAAAAGGTGCCAATGCCTTTATCAGACTTCTTAAAAACCAAAAGATTCCTCTGTCCAACACGCTTATATGCATGGAACATACGGGTGTCTATGGAAAAATCCTTATTACCAAACTTGTCGAAAAACAAGCCAGCTTTTGTGTGGAAATGCCCATACAGATTACCAAGAGCATAGGTGTTGTCAGAGGTAAGAGCGATAGGGTAGATGCCAAACGTATCGCCATATACGCCTCTAAAAACCATAAAGAGCTTGAGCTTTACAGGCCAATGCCGGAAATACTCGAAAAGGTGAAGATATTGCTCAAGATCAGAAGAAAGCTCGTCAATACCAGAGCGGACGTGAACAAGTACCCCAATGAACTGGAACTGTTCTCTCCTGAGCTTGGAAAGCTTGCCAAACGCAACCTTAAAAAAATTAACAAAAACCTTAATGACGAAATTAACCGTATTGAAGCTGAAATTAAAAAACTGGTGCTTTCTGATGATAAGCTCAATAAGACCGTTGGATTGGTGACTTCCGTTACTGGAATCGGACAAATCACTGCACTTCACTTTACCATATTTACCAACTTCTTTACCCGATATGACAATCCTAAACAACTTGCCTGTTATAGCGGTGTAGTGCCTTTTGAATATACCTCTGGAGAATCTATACACCGGAAGTCCAGAGTCCATCCTATGGCAAACAGGACGCTTAAAAAACACCTGCATATGTCCGCCCTGGCTGCGATTAATCATGACCCTGACATCAGAACCTACTTTTTGCGAAAAGTCGAAGAAGGGAAAAACAAAATGCTCATCGTCAACAACGTCAGGAACAAACTCGTTCATCGAATCTGTGCCGTGGTCAAAAGACAAAAACCTTATGTAAAAACTATTAGTTGA
- a CDS encoding HEAT repeat domain-containing protein, translating to MEENTFERTMMKYLSKELDADEVKEFENVLKVSPEYQKRFDALHGTWTDVANMNLPNPSTEMHERFYEMLQTEIGNNNSKDKNFFKNLEDWVRSFFLEQWKPQLAYSIGLLSIGLLCGHYLNTNKEAGDFMVEQTEVETIREKFVLTLLDQPSVHKRLQAVNESAKMVEVSASVVDALFMTLNNDPNTNVRLAAVESLEGYAEDPEVRLGLVKSITGQESPLIQIALADLMVELQERGAIDPMKQLMKKSTTDKSVKQKLQESISAIM from the coding sequence ATGGAGGAGAACACATTTGAAAGAACAATGATGAAGTATCTATCAAAAGAATTGGATGCTGATGAAGTAAAGGAGTTCGAAAACGTTTTAAAAGTGAGTCCCGAATATCAGAAAAGGTTTGATGCACTCCACGGCACATGGACTGATGTTGCCAATATGAATCTGCCAAATCCTTCAACAGAGATGCATGAGCGATTTTATGAAATGCTCCAAACGGAAATCGGAAACAATAACAGCAAGGACAAGAACTTTTTCAAAAATCTGGAAGATTGGGTTAGATCATTTTTTTTGGAGCAATGGAAACCGCAATTGGCGTATAGTATAGGGCTATTATCTATAGGACTATTATGTGGACATTATTTGAATACGAATAAGGAGGCAGGTGATTTTATGGTGGAACAAACAGAAGTTGAGACTATACGAGAAAAATTTGTTTTGACCTTATTGGACCAACCTTCAGTTCATAAAAGGTTGCAGGCCGTTAACGAGTCTGCCAAAATGGTCGAGGTAAGTGCCTCGGTAGTGGATGCCCTTTTTATGACACTGAACAATGACCCGAACACGAATGTCCGTTTAGCCGCAGTCGAATCCCTAGAAGGATATGCCGAAGACCCAGAAGTGAGATTAGGTTTGGTGAAGTCGATTACCGGGCAAGAATCACCATTGATTCAGATAGCGCTAGCTGACCTTATGGTAGAATTGCAGGAAAGAGGCGCTATTGACCCTATGAAACAACTAATGAAAAAAAGCACTACTGATAAATCTGTAAAACAAAAACTTCAGGAATCGATTTCCGCCATTATGTGA
- a CDS encoding GIN domain-containing protein: protein MIDYIRYGILLSTFLFFSGKGVSQSISANVDPFEKVIISPHIKVRFVEGDHETVNIDDMSVDPEKIRIKVIGRTLRIYLDGAKFLTRKEKVYSKYKKNKIPRYSGTEVIATINYKRLKKISVRGEQTMICQSPLKQDRFRLWVYGESKVVLDSVDLGTLRASIYGEGDLTVKSGVIGRQRYIAFGKSSVNTVATDNRKSKVTAFGEGTFKFNVRKKLKVTAYGEALVEYDGSPNVNRGIIIGKAKIRKIKDSH, encoded by the coding sequence ATGATAGATTACATCAGATATGGTATATTACTAAGCACATTTTTGTTTTTTTCTGGGAAAGGCGTTTCGCAATCTATATCTGCAAATGTAGATCCCTTCGAAAAAGTGATTATCAGTCCACACATCAAGGTAAGATTTGTAGAAGGAGACCATGAAACTGTTAATATTGATGACATGAGTGTCGACCCTGAAAAAATCAGGATCAAGGTCATTGGTAGAACTTTACGCATATACCTGGACGGTGCTAAATTCCTGACCAGAAAAGAAAAGGTATACTCGAAATACAAAAAGAATAAAATCCCTCGGTACTCAGGAACCGAAGTCATAGCCACCATAAACTATAAACGGTTAAAAAAAATTTCTGTAAGGGGCGAACAGACCATGATATGTCAAAGTCCATTAAAACAGGATAGATTTAGATTATGGGTTTATGGGGAATCCAAGGTGGTTCTTGATTCGGTCGACCTTGGAACTTTAAGAGCTTCCATATACGGGGAAGGAGATTTGACGGTCAAATCGGGCGTTATCGGACGACAAAGATATATAGCATTTGGCAAAAGCAGCGTAAATACAGTGGCTACGGACAATCGCAAAAGCAAGGTCACGGCCTTTGGAGAAGGTACTTTTAAGTTCAATGTCAGGAAAAAACTAAAAGTTACGGCTTACGGCGAAGCCTTAGTTGAGTACGACGGTAGTCCTAATGTAAATAGGGGCATCATCATAGGCAAGGCCAAAATCCGAAAAATTAAGGATTCCCATTAA
- a CDS encoding erythromycin esterase family protein, with product MGKLRLTSSYLSIVYLLLFSSCQDKINSQALNAIIADNAVEVKSISPEDTDFSDLKALKDIIGNARIVLLGEQSHGGGSTYSAKVRLIKFLNQEMGFEVMAFESGMYDCAEIGMNISTGKKMEDEVLGSMFYMYATSTEVKPLFRYMDEQLQGSTPLLFCGMDSQHTGEKSKNNLVSNLQIFLEQNRSDIPNQESWEVFESKVADIIGMNRKVTTEDKTSFYGVLSDIKAEIDEYQPKTEAIFDNPGFWRQILNSLESQAKRYWKDIPDMDRDRQMGSNMSWLLNNTYKDKKVIIWAHNFHIARGLNPVLPMGHFLKNEFKDEMYAVGFTGFDGEFINFANDKKVTIKKPSKVSIEQSIKSLDWPYAFIDLTNLEESSLLRLKQKGRLVNFSEQALVLPNIFDGLFYIETTTPAVQE from the coding sequence ATGGGAAAATTACGTCTAACCTCATCTTATCTAAGCATTGTTTATTTGCTCCTATTTTCATCTTGTCAAGACAAAATCAATTCGCAGGCCCTAAATGCCATTATTGCTGATAATGCCGTCGAAGTAAAATCCATTTCACCTGAGGATACCGATTTTTCAGACCTAAAAGCGCTAAAAGATATAATTGGAAATGCAAGAATTGTGTTGTTGGGAGAACAATCGCATGGGGGCGGGTCTACTTATTCAGCTAAAGTCAGGTTGATTAAATTTCTTAACCAGGAAATGGGTTTTGAGGTCATGGCATTTGAAAGTGGGATGTATGATTGTGCTGAAATAGGGATGAACATCTCTACCGGAAAAAAAATGGAAGACGAAGTCTTGGGTAGTATGTTCTATATGTATGCCACAAGCACAGAGGTCAAACCTCTTTTTCGTTATATGGATGAACAATTACAAGGTTCCACTCCCCTGTTATTCTGCGGAATGGATAGTCAACATACCGGTGAAAAGTCGAAAAACAACTTGGTTTCCAACCTACAAATTTTCTTGGAACAAAACAGGTCCGATATTCCAAATCAAGAATCATGGGAAGTTTTTGAAAGTAAGGTTGCGGATATCATAGGGATGAATAGAAAAGTAACCACTGAGGACAAAACTTCATTTTATGGAGTACTAAGTGATATTAAAGCTGAAATTGATGAATATCAGCCTAAAACCGAAGCTATTTTTGACAATCCTGGTTTTTGGAGGCAAATTTTAAACAGCCTTGAATCCCAAGCCAAAAGATACTGGAAAGATATTCCGGATATGGATAGGGACCGACAAATGGGAAGCAATATGAGTTGGTTGTTGAATAACACTTATAAAGACAAAAAGGTTATTATCTGGGCCCATAACTTTCATATCGCAAGAGGTTTGAACCCTGTACTGCCCATGGGTCATTTTCTTAAAAACGAGTTCAAAGATGAAATGTATGCTGTTGGTTTCACTGGTTTTGACGGAGAGTTTATCAATTTTGCGAATGATAAAAAAGTAACCATAAAAAAACCATCCAAGGTAAGTATAGAACAGTCCATAAAAAGTTTGGATTGGCCTTATGCCTTTATTGACCTGACAAATCTTGAAGAAAGTTCTTTACTAAGGCTAAAGCAAAAGGGCCGCTTAGTTAATTTCAGTGAGCAAGCTTTAGTACTACCCAATATTTTTGATGGACTCTTCTACATAGAGACGACAACTCCTGCGGTACAGGAGTAA
- a CDS encoding transposase codes for MSFLYRDTKELYGSTGNRSIDPVVFFKLLITGYLENITSDRKLLEHCSMRMDVLYFLGYDLDEELPWHSTVSRTRQLYPESLFEKLFNKVFALCVESGMVSGHTQAVDSAPIKANASMESVVPKMPATPMDDHLKKVSEENGEATKKDGKTVSPAHHRTRTRAEAHGKAPPKPSGKSGTPLWRITQESTTAQQQDTLQPP; via the coding sequence CTGAGTTTTCTTTATAGGGACACGAAGGAACTTTATGGCAGTACGGGCAACCGGTCCATTGACCCCGTGGTCTTCTTCAAGCTTTTGATCACGGGATACCTAGAGAACATCACCTCCGACCGAAAACTGTTGGAACACTGTAGCATGCGGATGGACGTGCTCTATTTTTTAGGCTATGACCTTGACGAGGAACTGCCATGGCACTCAACGGTCAGCAGGACAAGGCAACTTTACCCGGAATCCCTTTTCGAGAAACTCTTCAACAAGGTATTTGCACTTTGCGTCGAGAGCGGGATGGTGTCCGGCCATACCCAGGCGGTGGATTCGGCCCCGATAAAGGCCAACGCATCCATGGAAAGCGTGGTGCCGAAAATGCCGGCCACACCCATGGACGACCACTTGAAAAAAGTATCGGAAGAAAACGGGGAAGCCACGAAAAAAGATGGGAAGACTGTTTCCCCCGCACATCACCGCACCCGAACACGAGCTGAAGCGCATGGAAAAGCACCACCGAAACCTTCGGGAAAGTCCGGTACGCCCCTCTGGCGCATCACACAAGAGAGCACGACTGCTCAGCAACAAGACACACTACAACCCCCATGA